Within Deinococcus actinosclerus, the genomic segment GAAGGCACTCTGGCGGGACACGTACTGCGACACGTTCCCCGGGAAGATCGCCACGAAGAACGCCGCCAGCGCCAGTCCCACCTGCCGCCGCCGCGCGCCGGAAAGCATCGCCAGCCCGAACGCGATCTCGACCGCGCCGGAGCCCAGCACCACCGCGTCCTTGTTCACGGGCAGCCAGGTCGGCACCTGCGCCTGGAAGGCCCGGCGCTGGAAGGTCAGGTGCCCCACGCCCGCCAGGGTCATGAACGCCCCGAGCAGCGCGCGCGCCGCCGAGCGGGGAAGGGAGGTGGAGCCGGCAGCAGGCGGGGTCGTCATGTGCCCACGGTACGCAGCGCCGCCGGGGTCCGCATGACAGCCGCCCAGCGGAAGCCTTGACCAAAGTCATGGGCGCGCCCCGGGGAGGCCCTCACCCTGGGGGCATGAGTTACGCGATCACTTCCCGCTGCGCGGGCGTCCGTGACGGCGCCTGCCTGGACGTCTGCCCCATCGCCTGCATTCACGACGCCGGGGATCAGTTCGTGATTCACCCGGACGAGTGCATCGACTGCGGCGCCTGCGCGGTCGCCTGCCCCGCGCAGGCCATCGTGGAGGGCCACGAGGCGCCCGGCGCCCTGGCCTACGCCCGCGCCGCGCTGCACCTGACGCCCTGAGTGACGTGCGCCCATGGCAGCATCCGGAGCGTGACGCTCCCTGAGAACCTGCGGGTCTCGCCGCTGCTGCGCGGCGCCGCGCCCGACACGCTGCGGCAGCTGGCCGCGCAGGCGGCCTCCCGGACACTGCCCCGGACCGCCGCGCTGTGGCGCAGCGGGGACCCGGTCGTCTGCGCGTTCATCCTGCTGCGCGGCGAGGTGCGCCTGACCCGCCCCCAGGCCGGTGGTCGCAGCCTGACCCGTCCGGTCAGCGGCGCGGGGGAGGTGCTGGGCCTGCGGGACGTGCTGGGCGCCGCCGACACCTTCGCTGAGGACGCCGTCGTCAGCGCGCCGCACACGGACCTGCTCGCCCTGCCCGGCGCGGCCCTGCGGGAACTGGTCCGGCGCGACCCGGCCCTGGCGGGCGCGGCCCTGACGCTGCTGGCCGAGCAGACCCGCAGCGCCGAGGCCCGCCTGGACCTGCTGAGCGCGCCGGTGCCCGTCCGGCTGATCGGCTACCTGCTGGAACGCGGCCCGCACGCCCTGCCCACCAACTCGGCGCTGGCCGCGCAACTCGGCACCGTGCCGGAACTCGTCAGCCGCCACCTGGGCGACCTGTACCCTCAGGGAATGATCGGGCTGCGCCGCCGGGAGATCGTGACGCTGGATGAGGCCGGGCTGCGCCGCCGCCTGCCGGGCTGAGGGCGGCACGTGAACGCGGCCCCACACCGGACGGCGGGGGCCGCGCGGACCACTGTGGACTTAGAGCGTGCCCTTGAGGGTCGTGGCGACCTTGAAGCGCACCTTCTTCCCGGCGGGAATGGTGATGCGTTCGCTGGTGCCGGGCTTGACGCCGGTGCGGGCGGCGGTCTGGGTGACGCTCAGCGTGCCCAGTCCGGGCAGGCCCACGCTGCTGCCGCCGCGCAGGGCGTCCACGATGCAGTCGATGACGGTGGCGACGGCGTCCCCGGCCTGCTTCTTGTTCAGGGTTGTCTTGTCGGCCACCATGTCGATGATCTGCGTCTTGGCGATCTTGCCGGCCTCGGCCTTCGGGGCGGGTGTGGCCGCGCCTTTCCTGGCGGGGGCGGGTTTCTTCGCGGCGGGCTTGGTGCTCTTGGCCATACGTGCAACCTCCGGGGGTGGACTGCGAGCGGCACAGGGCAAACGCAATTGAATTGTGGGCTCAGTCGCACAGTAACACAGCTGCGCTGAGCGTCAAGAGGGGCTGGAGGTGCGCCCAGTGGGGGTGCAGCGTCACGCGGGCCATCCCGGGCGGCGCCGGGCGCCTCAGTCCGGCCGGGCGGATCGGGCGCAGCGCCGTCCCGGAGGGCCGTTACAGGACGCCCGGTCCGCCCGGCGGGCGCAGCGTGAGCGTCCGGGCGCGGCCGCTCAGGGCGTCGAACGTCCACAGCCGCCCACGCAGCGGTTCGCCCACGCCGCCCAGCACCTTCAGGGCCTCGAGCGCCATGAGCTGCCCGGTCAGGGCAGGCACCGGGCCCAGCACCCCGGCCTCGTCGCAGCTCAGGTCGTCGCCGGGCTCCGGGAACACGTCGCGCAGGCCCGCGTGGGGGCCGAACACGCTGACCATGCCGCTCGTGCCGCTGGCCGCGCCCCAGATCCACTCGCGGCCCTGCGCGGCGCAGGTGTCAGCGATCAGGTAGCGCGCCGCGAAGTTGTCGGTGGCGTCCACGACGAGCGTCACCCCGGTCAGCAGCCCCGGGAGGGTCCCAGGCGTGACGCGCGGCGCGACCCGCACCTGCACGTGGGGGTTGATGGCCTGGGCGCGGGCGGCGGCCACCTCGGCCTTGGGCCGCCCCACGTCGGGCGTGGCGTACAGCGTCTGGCGATGCAGGTTACTGAGGTCCACCCGGTCGTCGTCCGCGACGGTCAGGGTGCCCACACCCGCCCCGGCGAGGCTGGCGACGACGGGGCTGCCCAGCCCCCCAGCGCCCACCACGAGCACGTGCGCCGAGCGCACGCGTTCCTGCGCGCCGGCGTCCAGCCACTCGGGCACCAGCAGGGCGCGCGAGTAGCGGCGCAGTTCGGGGCGGGACAGGGGCCGGGCAGACATGCGGGCAGTCTAGCGGGCCCCGGCGGCGCCCCTGATCCGGGTGGGGGCGCCCCCGCCGGCGCCCCGGACGGCCGCTCTAGAATGCCCGGCGTATGCCTGACCTGCCTGCCCCGCTGCCGCCCGTGCCCACGCTGCTCGTGACGGCAGCGGCGTTCCTGCTGGGATCGCTGGTGAGCGGCGTGCTGTACTCGCGCGCGCGCGGCGCGGACATCCGTGACCGCGACCTGCCGGGCGGCAGCGGCACGTGGCGGCAGTTCGGGCGCGGCGCAGGCATCCTGGTCTCGGCGGGAGACATCGGCAAGGGCGTCCTGGCGGCCCTGCTGGCCCGCGCGCTCGTGCCGCAGGGCGGCGAGGCGCTGGCGGCGCTCGTGACGGGCGCCGTCGTGGCCGGCCACTGCTACCCGGTGTTCTTCGGCTTCCGGGGCGGCGGGGGCATCGCGCCGCTGCTGGGCGCGCTGCTGGTCTTAGCGCCGGGCGTGCTGCTGGCGCTGCTGCTCACGGCGGCCGTCGTGATTCCCACCTACAAGGCCACCCTGCAGGCCCGGCTGAAACTGAACGCGGTGCCGTTCACGACCGCCGTCGCCGTGCCGGTGGGGCTGCTGGCGGGCGCCCTGAGCGGCGGCTTCTGGCCGCTGCTGGCCGGCGGGACCGTCATGGCCGTGCGGGCCGCGCACCTGCTGCGCCTGGAGCGGGCGTGAGGCGCGCGGCCCTGCTCGCGGGGCTGCTGGGCGCCCTGCTGGACAGCGCGGCGGGCGCCACGACCGCGCTGGACGGCCGCACCCTGCGGCACGAGGGCGCGGGCGGCGCGTGGCAGCGCACCCTGCCGGACGCGCTGGGCCCCCTCAGCGGTCCCCTGGAACTGGGCAGCACCGTACTGGTGGGGGCCGGACCGGTCGTGTACGCGCTCGGCCCCGGGGGCGTGGCGACCGGCCGGGCCGACCTGCCGGGCGTGGTGAACAGCCTGGACGCCAGCGGCGACGTGGTCACGGCCAGCACCCTGCTGGGCGGCGTGACCGAACGGTTCACGCTGAACGTGCAGGGCGGCGCGCTGCGCGTGCAGGAGCGGGTGGTGTTCCCGCCGGATCCGGTCGTGACCGGCTGGCTGGCCAGCGTGGCCGATCAGGTGCCGGCCGCGCAGCTGCGCGCGGCGGCGCAGCAGGACCCCCTCAACCCGTTCCTGACGCTGCGGCTGGCGCAGACCGAGGGCGAACCCGCCGGGGCGCTCAGCCGGGTGCGGCAGGCGCTGAGCGGGCCGCTGCCCTTCCCAGCGTGGGTGCAGCTGGCCGAGCGGCTGGACGGAGCGGGCTTCCCGGCGGCGGCGGACCTGGCCCTGGCGCAGGCGCAGGAGGACGCGGCGGCGCGCGGCGTGGACCCGGCGCTGCCGGTGAGCCGCGCGGCGCTGGGGGCGTACGGGAATCCCAGCGGGTACGTGGGAACGCTGCTGGCGCAGGGCCGCGTCGACCGGGCCGGCGCGTGGATGACCTACCTGCGGGACCTGCACCCCCGGTTCGAGGGGGGCGGCGCGCTGTACGAACGCTACGCGCGGACGCTGGACGCGCAGGGCCGCGAGGGCGAGGCCGACGAGTGGCGGCAGTTCGCCCGGACGCTGCGCACCGGCACGCTGTACAACCTGGGGCTGGAGGGCCTGGGCGCGGTGCGCGACGCGGCGCGGCTGGCGAGCCTGGCGCTGGGCCTGAGCCTGCTGGCGGCGCTGCTGACGCTCGCGGTGCGGGCCTTTGCGGCGCAGGGGGAGGACACGCGCGCGCTGGGCGGCCGGTACCGTTCGTGGCTGCGGCGGCCGCTGGCGCGGGCGCGGCGGGTGTTCATCGCGTACGCCTCGCTCAGCGAGCGCCTGACGGTGACGCTGCTGGCGGCCGCGCTGCTGGGCACGCTGGGCGGCGTGCAGTGGGCGAACCTGACCGGCGCGGCGCTGCGCTCGCCGGCGCTGTCGAGCGGCACCTTCGGGGGCGGCTGGTGGAACGCGCAGCTCGAGCGCCTGACCCTGCGGCCGGGGGCCGACGCGGCGCTGCTCACGGCGCTGGGCGCGCAGCTCGACGGCGACGATACCCGCGCCCGCACGCTGTACACGGCGGCGCTGCCGGACGCCTGCGCGCGCAACAACCTGGGCGTGATCGCGCAGCTGCGCGGCGACCTGCCGCAGGCGCGCGACCTCTTCCGCTCGGCGCTGGGCACGCAGCCGGACCTGCTGGCCCCGGCGTTCAACCTGGGCCTGCAACCCGCCGCCCCCGAGGCGGCCTTCCAGCGCACCCTGCGGCCCGAGCAGCCCCGGCTCTGCTACCCGGATCAGCGGCGGCTCACGCGCGCCGCGACCGGCGACCTGAGCGTCACCCTGCGCGGCGCGCTGAGCGACCCGCTGGCGCTGCTTGATCCCTCGGCGGGGGGCTCGGCGCGACTGGGCCTGGCCCTGCTGGGCGTCACGGGACTGGGGGCGCTGCTGCTGCTGTCGCTGCTGCTGCCGCGCACGCCCCTGCCCCCCGAGCGCTCCCGCCCGGCCGGGTTCCGGCTGCTGGGCCTGCTGCTGCCGGGCGCGGCGCTGCTGGATTCCCCGTGGGGCGGGGTGCTGCTGGTCGCGTGGGGCGTGACCCTGGCGGCGCTGGCGCCCCTGTCGGGCCTGGTGGCGTTCGCGGGGCTGCCGCTGGCGGCGGGTCAGGCGGCGCTGCTGGCGGCGCTGGGGGGCATCTACGGGGTAAACACGCTGGCGTTCGTGCTGGCCGAACTCCGGCACGCGCGCCGGGCCGGGCGCGGGCGGCTGGACGACCCGCTGGCCTGACGCGTGTGCCGGGCTTCAGGGGCGGCTGCGGGCTCCGGGGGCGGGCGTACCGTGTGGGCGCCGCGCGCCTGTTAGCCTGCCGGGCATGAGGCTGGTGGTGGGGGTGTCGGGCGGCAGCGGCATGCCGTACGCGGAGGCGATCCTGCGGGCGCTGCGCGAGCTGGACGTGGAGTCGCATCTGGTGGTCAGCAGCGGCGCCAAGCGGGTCATGACCGCCGAGGGGTCCGGGCCGCAGCTCTCTGACCTGACGGCGCTGGCGTCTGTCGTGCATGACGACCGGGATCTGGCGGCGGGCGTGGCGAGCGGGTCGTTCCGCACGGACGGGATGCTGGTGGTGCCGTGCAGCGCGGGCACGCTGGCGAAGATCGCGCAGGGCTTCGCGGACAATCTGGTGGCGCGCGCGGCGCACGTGACCCTGAAGGAGCGGCGGCGGCTGGTGCTGGTGCTGCGCGAGGACCCGCTGCCGCGCCCGATGCTGCTGAACATGCTCGCCGCGCACGACGCCGGGGCGACCGTGATGACGGCCAGCGCGGGGTTCTATCACGCGCCGGGCAGCGTGGACGAGCTGCTGCATTTCGTGACGGCGCGGGTGCTCGATCAGTTCGGGCTGGACGTGCCGGGCTTCCGCCGCTGGAGAGAGGACGGCGCGTGAGGGGCCGGGCGTGAGGGTCGCCGCGCTGATCCCGGCGGCCGGGTCGGGCACGCGGCTGGGGCTGGGCCCGAAGGCGTTTGTGGAGGTCGCGGGCCGCAGCCTGCTGGGCCGCAGCGCCGCAGCCCTGGTCCCGCACGTGGACGAGGTGCTCGTGGCGCTCCCGGCTGGACTGACGCTGCCCCGGGACGTGCCCGCGCGCGCCGTGACGGGCGGCGACACCCGGCAGGCGAGCGTACTGGCGCTGCTGCGCGCCACGGACGCCGAGGTGGTCCTCGTGCACGACGCGGCGCGGCCCTTCCTGCCGGGCGCGGTGGCCGGCGCGGTGATCGCCGCGGCGCGCGAGGTGGGCGCGGCGACGGCGGCGCTCCCGGTGGCGGACACCCTGGTGCGGGCCGGTCCGGGCGGCGACTGGGGCAACCTCATTCCGCGCGAGGGGCTGTGGGCGGTGCAGACGCCGCAAGGCTTCCGGCGTGACCTGCTGCTCGCCGCGCACGGGGCGGCGCTGGCCGACGGGTTCGCCGCCACGGACGACGCGGGGCTGATCGCCCGGACGGGCGGCGCGGTGCGGCTGGTGCCGGGCGACGCGCGGCTGTTCAAGGTGACCACGCCCGGCGACCTGGCCCTGGCGCAGGCGCTGGCCCCGGTGTGGGACGCCGCCCCGGTGTGAGATGCTGGGGGGGCATGAGCGACCTCGCCGCGCCCGTCACGTACTTCGCGCCCGCCAAGGTGAACCTGGGCCTCAGCGTCCGGGACCTGCGTTCGGACGGGTACCACGAACTGCACTCGCTGATGGTGCCCCTGAGCGTCGGGGACGACCTGGAGATCGCCCCGGCCGCCGCCCTGACCCTGCGGGTGGAGGGCGCCGACCTGCCCGAGGACGGGGGCAACCTGGTGTTCCGCGCGGCGCGGGCGTACCTGGACGCCGCCGGCGTGGCGGGCGGCGCGGCGATCACGCTGCACAAGCGGCTGCCGCTCGCGTCGGGCCTGGGGGGCGGCAGCAGCGACGCGGCGACCACGCTGATGGCGCTGGCGCGGCTGTACCCGGCGGGCGTGGACCTCAGCGCGCTGGCGCTGCGCCTCGGCGCGGACGTGCCGTTCTTCCTGCTGGGCCGCGCGGCGGTTGCCTCGGGCGTGGGCGAGGTCCTCGCCCCCACCCCGGTGCCGCGCGTGGCGCTGGTGCTGCTCAACCCCGGCGTGGAGGTCAGTGCCCGCGACGCGTACGTGTGGCTCGACGCCGAGGAGGGCTTCACCCCGGCTCTGGAGATCGAGGCGATTCTGGCGGCCCTGTCGAACGGGCGGCCCACGCCGTACCTGAACGCCCTGCAGGGCCCGGTCGCGGCGCGGCACGCTCCCATCCGCGAGGCGCTGGCGGCCCTGACGGCGGCGGGGCTGCACTCGCCGCTGATGAGCGGGTCGGGCAGCACCTGCTTTGCGCTGGCCCGCGACGACGCGCACGCGCACGACGCCGCGCAGGTCCTGGCGGCGCGGCACCCGGACTGGTGGGTGCAGGCGGCGCACAGCCTGGGCAGCTGAGCGGGGGCCCCTTCAGCTCACCTCAGGTAAGTCGCGGGTAAGGCCGGCGGGTCTACGCTGCCGGGCAGACGGCCCCCTTCACGCTGCCCCTGCCCGGAGTGACCACTTGACCCTGCACGATCCCCCCACCCTGATCACGACTCCTGTCCTGCTGGTGCCCACGGCGCCGTTCGAGCGGGTCGGTGCGCTGCCGCAGCGGCACACCGTGCCGGGCGCGGAACTGCTGGTCTTTCAGTTCGCCAACGGGTACGGCGCGGCCGTGACCCGCCAGCTGTCCCGACCCGAGGAGAGCGCCTTCGAGTTCTGCGTGCTCGACTGCATGCAGCCCACGCCTCAGCCCTGCTTCTCGACCACGGTGGCGACCTCGTTCGTGTCGGGCCTGTCGCGTGAGGGCACCGAGGGCCTGCTGATGCTCACCGAGCGGCTGGGGCTGCATCCGCTGCGCGTGCGGGCGAACAGCAGTCTGCTGGACGAGGACTTCTGATCCACCCGCCCGGGGGGCACTGACCGGAGCAGCTGACCGGGCGGCGGGGGAAGGCCTACCCCCACCGCCCGGTTCTGCGCGCGTGGACCGCCGGGGGCTATGCTGCGCGGGTCACATGAACACGAAAACGGTGGGGCCGCTGCGGCGGAAGAGGTCGTGGGGTCGCCGGGTGGCGACCGGCGTGCTGGGGACGCTGCTGCTGCTGGGCGCGGCGGGCGGCGGGGCCTACGCGTGGCTGCGCGCGACCAGCGAGCCGCAGCGCGCGGGCAACGTGAATCTGGCCGGGCTGGGCGGGAACGTGCAGGTCACGCGCGACG encodes:
- a CDS encoding DoxX family membrane protein, which codes for MTTPPAAGSTSLPRSAARALLGAFMTLAGVGHLTFQRRAFQAQVPTWLPVNKDAVVLGSGAVEIAFGLAMLSGARRRQVGLALAAFFVAIFPGNVSQYVSRQSAFGLDTDRKRLIRLFFQPVLVAWALWSTGALTGERGARRGRAH
- a CDS encoding indolepyruvate ferredoxin oxidoreductase subunit alpha, with the protein product MSYAITSRCAGVRDGACLDVCPIACIHDAGDQFVIHPDECIDCGACAVACPAQAIVEGHEAPGALAYARAALHLTP
- a CDS encoding Crp/Fnr family transcriptional regulator, with translation MTLPENLRVSPLLRGAAPDTLRQLAAQAASRTLPRTAALWRSGDPVVCAFILLRGEVRLTRPQAGGRSLTRPVSGAGEVLGLRDVLGAADTFAEDAVVSAPHTDLLALPGAALRELVRRDPALAGAALTLLAEQTRSAEARLDLLSAPVPVRLIGYLLERGPHALPTNSALAAQLGTVPELVSRHLGDLYPQGMIGLRRREIVTLDEAGLRRRLPG
- a CDS encoding HU family DNA-binding protein yields the protein MAKSTKPAAKKPAPARKGAATPAPKAEAGKIAKTQIIDMVADKTTLNKKQAGDAVATVIDCIVDALRGGSSVGLPGLGTLSVTQTAARTGVKPGTSERITIPAGKKVRFKVATTLKGTL
- a CDS encoding HesA/MoeB/ThiF family protein, with product MSARPLSRPELRRYSRALLVPEWLDAGAQERVRSAHVLVVGAGGLGSPVVASLAGAGVGTLTVADDDRVDLSNLHRQTLYATPDVGRPKAEVAAARAQAINPHVQVRVAPRVTPGTLPGLLTGVTLVVDATDNFAARYLIADTCAAQGREWIWGAASGTSGMVSVFGPHAGLRDVFPEPGDDLSCDEAGVLGPVPALTGQLMALEALKVLGGVGEPLRGRLWTFDALSGRARTLTLRPPGGPGVL
- a CDS encoding glycerol-3-phosphate acyltransferase, encoding MPDLPAPLPPVPTLLVTAAAFLLGSLVSGVLYSRARGADIRDRDLPGGSGTWRQFGRGAGILVSAGDIGKGVLAALLARALVPQGGEALAALVTGAVVAGHCYPVFFGFRGGGGIAPLLGALLVLAPGVLLALLLTAAVVIPTYKATLQARLKLNAVPFTTAVAVPVGLLAGALSGGFWPLLAGGTVMAVRAAHLLRLERA
- a CDS encoding UbiX family flavin prenyltransferase yields the protein MRLVVGVSGGSGMPYAEAILRALRELDVESHLVVSSGAKRVMTAEGSGPQLSDLTALASVVHDDRDLAAGVASGSFRTDGMLVVPCSAGTLAKIAQGFADNLVARAAHVTLKERRRLVLVLREDPLPRPMLLNMLAAHDAGATVMTASAGFYHAPGSVDELLHFVTARVLDQFGLDVPGFRRWREDGA
- the ispD gene encoding 2-C-methyl-D-erythritol 4-phosphate cytidylyltransferase, producing MRVAALIPAAGSGTRLGLGPKAFVEVAGRSLLGRSAAALVPHVDEVLVALPAGLTLPRDVPARAVTGGDTRQASVLALLRATDAEVVLVHDAARPFLPGAVAGAVIAAAREVGAATAALPVADTLVRAGPGGDWGNLIPREGLWAVQTPQGFRRDLLLAAHGAALADGFAATDDAGLIARTGGAVRLVPGDARLFKVTTPGDLALAQALAPVWDAAPV
- a CDS encoding 4-(cytidine 5'-diphospho)-2-C-methyl-D-erythritol kinase encodes the protein MSDLAAPVTYFAPAKVNLGLSVRDLRSDGYHELHSLMVPLSVGDDLEIAPAAALTLRVEGADLPEDGGNLVFRAARAYLDAAGVAGGAAITLHKRLPLASGLGGGSSDAATTLMALARLYPAGVDLSALALRLGADVPFFLLGRAAVASGVGEVLAPTPVPRVALVLLNPGVEVSARDAYVWLDAEEGFTPALEIEAILAALSNGRPTPYLNALQGPVAARHAPIREALAALTAAGLHSPLMSGSGSTCFALARDDAHAHDAAQVLAARHPDWWVQAAHSLGS